A genomic window from Camelina sativa cultivar DH55 chromosome 2, Cs, whole genome shotgun sequence includes:
- the LOC104728602 gene encoding WD repeat-containing protein 44-like, whose translation MDYLSQEEDLQFFDANDEMMMMASNPSGFGFDIWNDSPGSVVERRRKFLEWMGVEQDGVQSKELVSAANEESGFDGAQENSVEAEERRSGGFSSSSSDVSSSGSSVEVSEELSLRVDKNVGGCDVTRRQSSSMASCSNSRYCQVKETEKQGSIAGLVTNFKKGWFTRLRSMGCTADTKVESSGRLRASSSFGDVISRVKVKQCKKQAKELSALYQSQDIKAHDGAILAMKFSGDGKFLASSGEDGIVRVWKVVEDKRSRLRRDGLNEIDPSSMYFEVNDLSQLKPVLVDEEKSKKATESFRKTSDSACVVFPSKVFRIMDKPLYEFRGHTGEVLDISWSKDNYLISASMDKTVRLWKVGSNDCLGVFPHNSYVTSVQFNPVNENYFMSGSIDGKVRIWNISGCNVTDWADLKDIISAVCYRPDGQGGIIGCLTGSCRFFSMSGEYLELDSQIHLHNKKKSSNKRITGFQYLPQEQNKVLVVSADSKVRILQGNNVIRKYKGVCKTRSLTSASLTSDGKHIVSACEDSNVYIWSNDDESDCSSQSKKIRSFERFSTNASVAATWSGFSDHNTTLPFSSPSCLSLNEGYVPGSISKGSATWPEENLPVNPLSTSAMNASHYKFIKSSYQRASSSLSWGMVIVTGGWDGRIRTFQNYGLPVTT comes from the exons ATGGATTACTTGTCTCAAGAGGAAGATTTGCAATTCTTCGATGCCAAcgatgagatgatgatgatggcatCAAATCCAagtggttttggttttgatatatGGAATGATTCACCTGGAAGTGTGGTCGAGAGGCGGAGGAAGTTCTTGGAGTGGATGGGAGTTGAACAAGATGGTGTTCAATCCAAGGAGTTGGTCTCTGCAGCTAATGAGGAGTCTGGCTTTGATGGAGCTCAAGAGAATTCTGTTGAAGCTGAGGAGAGGAGATCTGGAGGTTTTAGCAGTTCTTCTAGTGATGTTTCTTCGTCTGGTTCAAGTGTTGAAGTTTCCGAGGAATTGTCTTTGAGAGTAGACAAAAATGTGGGTGGATGTGATGTGACGAGGAGGCAAAGCTCTTCAATGGCATCATGTTCTAATTCCAGGTATTGCCAAgtgaaggaaacagagaagcaGGGGAGTATCGCAGGGTTAGTCACGAATTTCAAGAAGGGATGGTTTACGAGGCTGCGGTCTATGGGGTGTACTGCAGATACAAAGGTTGAATCTAGTGGTAGACTCAGAGCTTCTTCTAGTTTTGGTGATGTGATTTCAAGAGTTAAGGTTAAGCAATGTAAGAAACAGGCGAAGGAGCTTTCAGCTCTTTATCAGAGTCAAGACATTAAAGCTCATGATGGTGCCATCTTAGCGATGAAGTTTAGCGGAGATGGGAAGTTTCTTGCAAGTTCTGGTGAAGATGGGATTGTGCGTGTATGGAAAGTCGTGGAGGATAAGAGATCTAGGCTACGAAGGGATGGCCTGAATGAGATAGACCCTTCCTCTATGTACTTTGAGGTAAATGATCTTTCTCAGTTGAAACCGGTTTTGGTGGATGAGGAAAAATCAAAGAAGGCTACAGAAAGTTTCAGGAAAACATCTGATTCGGCTTGCGTTGTCTTCCCTTCCAAAGTTTTCCGGATAATGGATAAACCGTTATATGAATTCCGTGGGCACACGGGTGAAGTCTTGGACATCTCATGGTCAAAAGATAAT TATCTTATCTCGGCGTCAATGGACAAAACTGTCCGGCTTTGGAAAGTCGGTAGCAATGATTGTCTTGGAGTTTTCCCTCACAATAGTTATG TAACATCTGTTCAGTTCAACCCTGTAAATGAGAATTATTTCATGAGTGGTTCAATTGATGGGAAAGTTCGTATCTGGAACATTTCTGGTTGCAACGTTACTGATTGGGCCGATCTCAAAGACATTATATCCGCAGTGTGTTATCGTCCGGATGGACAGGGAGGAATTATCGGTTGTCTGACCGGAAGCTGCAGATTCTTTAGCATGTCTGGAGAATATTTAGAACTGGACTCTCAGATACATTTGCATAACAAAAAGAAGTCTTCCAATAAAAGGATAACTGGATTTCAG TATTTaccacaagaacaaaacaaagtcCTGGTTGTTTCTGCGGATTCCAAAGTCAGAATTCTCCAAGGCAACAATGTCATCAGAAAATATAAAG GTGTTTGCAAGACGAGAAGCCTCACATCAGCGTCTCTCACATCTGATGGGAAACACATTGTTTCAGCTTGTGAGGACtccaatgtatatatatggagTAATGATGATGAGTCAGATTGTTCTTCGCAAAGCAAAAAGATTCGATCTTTTGAACGTTTCTCCACCAATGCATCCGTTGCAGCAACCTGGTCTGGATTCTCAGATCATAACACAACTCTCCCGTTTTCTTCTCCCTCTTGTTTATCTCTCAACGAAGGATATGTCCCCGGATCAATATCCAAAGGAAGCGCGACATGGCCAGAGGAAAACCTACCCGTAAATCCTCTGTCTACATCTGCGATGAATGCATCTCATTACAAGTTTATCAAATCCTCTTACCAGAGAGCATCTAGCTCTCTATCATGGGGTATGGTCATAGTCACAGGCGGTTGGGATGGACGGATCAGAACATTTCAGAACTACGGTTTGCCTGTGACTACTTGA